The following DNA comes from Romeriopsis navalis LEGE 11480.
ATGCGGAGCTTTGTGCGGACGGTGGAAACGGGCAGTTTCTCGGCGGTGGCACGGGAAACGGCAACGACACAACCAACGATTAGTAAGCAAATTGCTTGGTTGGAGCGTTATCTGGATGTACAACTTTTGAGCCGATCGACGCGCAGTCTACGGCTGACGGAAGCGGGCGCCCGGTTTTATGAGCATTGCCAAGAGATTTTAGAATCCGTATCGGCAGCGGAAGCCAGTGTTAGCCAGCGGCAAAATGCCTCCGGAAATCTGCAGGTGAGCTGTTCAGAAGCGTTTGCCAACTATACGCTGATGCCAAGACTGGCAGGGTTTTTGGCACAGTATCCTGACATCACGATCGACCTCCGGCCAGCGGACCAATTTATTAATCTCGTAGAGGAAGGGATCGATCTAGCGATTCGGGTGGGGAAATTTCAAGATCCGGCCCTTGTGCATAAACTGGTGGGCAATTCACGTCGAATTGCTATAGCCACAAAATCCTACTTAGAGCAGGCGGGCAGGCCCAAGACACCGCAAGATTTGATCAATCACAACTGCATTGTGTATTCCAATCT
Coding sequences within:
- a CDS encoding LysR family transcriptional regulator, which encodes MDRLDCMRSFVRTVETGSFSAVARETATTQPTISKQIAWLERYLDVQLLSRSTRSLRLTEAGARFYEHCQEILESVSAAEASVSQRQNASGNLQVSCSEAFANYTLMPRLAGFLAQYPDITIDLRPADQFINLVEEGIDLAIRVGKFQDPALVHKLVGNSRRIAIATKSYLEQAGRPKTPQDLINHNCIVYSNLSTLNEWEFSAASKDGKRSPIVVKVNGRFHSSGSSTIRHAIEAGLGIGFVPCWLFGGVIPDDLQVILQDYQPEPIPIRAVYRRGRFVPGKVRCFIEFLTSEFQQNQMLCG